The DNA sequence GTAATTGGTTCtattggtgtgttgtgtgttgtgttgtgtgtctgatCTGCAGGAGAGCCAGCTTGAGGAGGAGTGCAGCAGAAATGAGAGATTAGAGGAGGAGACGCAGCTCCTCAGGAGGAAGGCTCAACTGCTcgaacaggtgtgtgtgtgtgtgtgtgtgtgtgtgtgtgtgtgtgtgtgtgtatttgatgactgtatgtttctgtgtgtgtctgcatgttgtattcgtgtgtgtgtctgcatgttgtatttgtgtgtgtgtgtgtgtgtgtgtgtgtgtttgatgatggtatgtttctgtgtgtgtctgcatgttgtatttgtgtgtgtgtggtgtgtgtgttgaccgtatgtttcagtgtgtgtctgcatgttgtgttcatgtgtgtgtgtggtgtgtgtttgatgacggtgtgtgtgtgtatgtgtgtgtgtgtgtgtgtttgatgatggtatgtttctgtgtgtgtctgcatgttgtatttgtgtgtgtgtggtgtgtgtgttgaccgtatgtttcagtgtgtgtctgcatgttgtgttcatgtgtgtgtgtggtgtgtgtttgatgactgtgtgtgtgtgtgtgtgtgtgtgtgtgtgtgtgtgtttgatgatggtatgtttctgtgtgtgtctgcatgttgtatttgtgtgtgtgtggtgtgtgtgttgaccgtatgtttcagtgtgtgtctgcatgttgtgttcatgtgtgtgagtggtctGTGTTTgatgacggtgtgtgtgtgtgtgtgtgtgtgtgtgtgtgtgtgtgtgtgtgtgtgtgtgtaaaatgtaatgttctgTCCCGCAGTCCCAGTGTGATAATGATGGTTTGAGGGAGGAGGTTTGTACGCTGGGCGTTCAGTACCGTTCTGCACTCGACGAGAACCAGAAACTCCGAGCCAAACTGGAGAACTTAGAGCAGGTTCTGAAGGTACTTGTAGTGTTctttaacacactcacacacattcttaGTGATGAACCAACACACACCAGGCACTGTTTAAAAcgtgtgtgtatgcgcgtgtgtgtagcaCATGCGAGAAGTCGCTGAGCGAAGGCAGAAGCTGGAACTGGAACATGAGCAGGCTCTGGCCATCCTCAAATTCAAGCAGGAGGAGATCAAACGGCTTCAGCgggtcagtcacacacacacacaaacgccacaaacacacagtcatgGCCGCCTTGTATACCAAATAATAAagattacaataaaaaattagACTAAAGAGCGAAAATGATCTTCTCCTTGTTTATGAACATCCGTTTTAATTCTTCCCTGATTGATGCATGAAATAATTTAACCTCCCTGGACCACCCTCAGCAGCGCTCAAGTCCAGGCTGTAATTAAAAgcgtccagcagggggcgccagcAGCGGCAGAATATTCCGGATCCAGGTCCAGTCCAGAGTCCGCTGGTtctggcgccccctgctggagagTGTGAACCCCGTTACCATTCTGCACCTTCTTTCCCCTGCCAGGCCCAGTTGTTTGCTAAGCGGGAGCATGAGGGCGTGGTGCAGATGCTGGAGGTCAGTGCGCCTTTCCTCCTCAGCTCTGTCTGTGGTTGCCAGATCTTGAGATGAAGCTTCACGTTTGACACACCgacagaaatgcacagaaatgttGTTTCAGTCTCTATAATTACACGGCTGTGTGAACAGTCATGTGTGCCAGGCTCCAGGCGTGCGTGACTGGGTTAGTGGTCATTACAGACATTACTACCCAGAATGCAGTTCTCTGTCACACATCTTATCAGATCAGAGGCCTGCGCTTGCCACATATAAACCGTTCCAGAGCCATATGTCCTGAACAAAGAGCTCATTAAtgtttcatcacacacacacacacacacacaaaaatggtacatctttttttctgcttatgCAGATTCAGTCTTTGTTCCCTTATTTTTATGCACCTGGTGGTTGTGACATCACTCGGTAGGTCGCCGTGGAGACGCTGGTGCTTCTTCACTCAGAAGGGCAAGTTGTCAACGGTGTGACTTCTGCTGCTGTGTCAAATGTGAAGTGTCCATTTCCCAgtttatgtatgtgtctgtataaagctgttgagtgtgtgtgtgtgtgtatgctaaCTAATGGAAGTGTTTGGTGACTGGCGCCACTGGGCCTGagtgtgagcgtgagtgtgtgtcaaAAAGGAAGCAGTGAAAtgcctgtgttttgtgtgaacatgtaaatatttttttgccaccATGCAGTAAATGaagataaatgtgtgtgtccacatgaaagtgtgtgaatgtgtgtgaaatgccaTTTTTAATGTACAGTTTTGGTTCTCCTGTCCCTTATCATGCATTTaatggttggtgtgtgtgtgtacatgaacagagaagatgtgtgtgtatgtgtgtgtgtgtgtgtgtgtgtgtgtgagagagagagaggtggaatgCCAgtgatgtatttttattctCTTGTTATCATGCAGTtcctgacgtgtgtgtgtgtgtgtgtgtgtgtgtcctgtaggAGTTGGTCCAGCTTGTGTTGCACAGGGAGCTGGTAGAGTACACTAGTTGTTGATTTGTTTGAAgtgttctttctctttctcctcctctaaCTTCCTTCACACTGTATGATCTCCTCCTCGACTTTTCCCGCCTCGCCTCCTTTATCGGGAGTCAGAGACACAGATGGTGACACTTCTGCCACCGTGGGAGTGGTGGCAGTTGTCACGTTGAGGTTCCTACCTGCAGCATGTCATGTTTCTCAAcaactttctgtctgtctgtctgtttattctGTTCTTTTGCTGCTAATCAGAACACGCTGGACTGCATGCAGGTACCGGCGCCACACGACTACACCCCCCTCAGCaagctctctctgtgtgtgtgtgtgtgtgtgtgtgtgtgtgtgtgtgtacatgctgcTGGTTGCTTGGCTATTGGTCAACCCCTCACTAACAGATTGCTGGTTGTTGCAgcattaaagtgtgtgtgtgtgtgtgtgtgtgtgtgtgtttgtgtacctgACGATTTTCTcaggttttattgttttcagatgttccccagctgaatttacaaaaaaattgcacacactctcattctgtgtgtgtgtatgtgcgctgCCTAATTGTatgcttgtgtaagtgtgtgaatatgtcactaatgtgtgtgtgcgagagtgtgtcGGGTTGTTTGTCAGAGGCCCTGTTTGCCAGGAAGCTTCACCGCAGCCGGAAGTGAGAACAGCTCTGAGCTCTcacctctgtgtgtttgtgtgtgtgtgtgtgtgtgcgcgcgcgtgtgtgtgtgtgctcctccCTGCATGCCGTAAACTCAGCCAGCAGCTTAGCTCCCAGCTACCAACACACACTTTAACAAACCAGACCTTGTGTATGTGTTCTCTCATTAcctctctttttgtgtgtgtgtgtgtgtgtttaccttcaGAAACACAGACCACATGCAAAAGTTCTGACTGTCTCTCCAGCTTTAGTCATATAACGTATATAAAACACAGATGGCCGAGATCATGAGATCGTGAGCCTACGATGGCGCTCAGCCAAACCGTGTGAATGGTGGGTCGATGAGTATGAACATGTTCATCCCTCACCTGATCAGCACATCACCTATGGGAGATTCAGGATTTGTACAATTGACCTTCTGATATCACAAATTGAAATTTGAAAtagaacatacacacaaattttaaaataaaaaaaatctatagccAAATTTGTAAAACTGCATTTACATGTTACATCTAAAATACATTGTGCCGTATGTCATGATGTCATTTGGTTTGTCCCCCttctgtagctgtagtctggcagggcATCGCCGCAGGGCGTGTCCAgctgtagctgtagtctggcagggcgtCGCCGCAGGGCGTGTCCAGCTGTAGCTGTAGTATGGTAAGGTGTCGCCgcagggcgtgtctgtagctgtagtctggcagggcATCGCCACAGGGCGTGTCCAGCTGTAGCTGTAGTATGGTAGGGTGTCGCCgcagggcgtgtctgtagctgtagtctggcagggcgtCGCCGCAGGGCGTGTttgtagctgtagtctggcagggcgtcgccgcagggcgtgtctgtatctgtagtctggcagggcgtgtctgtagctgtagtctggcagggcgtgtttgtagctgtagtctggcagggcgtgtttgtagctgtagtctggcagggcgtCGCCGCAGGGCGTGTttgtagctgtagtctggcagggcgtCGCCGCAGGGCGTGTttgtagctgtagtctggcagggcgtCGCCACAGGGCGTGTttgtagctgtagtctggcagggcgtCGCCGCAGGGCGTGTttgtagctgtagtctggcagggagtgtttgtagctgtagtctggccgGGGGCGTCGCCGCAGGGCGTGTCCAGCTGTAGCTGTAGTATGGTAGGGTGTCGCCgcagggcgtgtctgtagctgtagtctggccgGGGGCATTGCCACAGGGCGTGTCTAGCTGTCGTGTGGCAGGGGGTGTCCagctgtagtctggcagggcgtCGCTGCAGGGCATGTCGCATGGCCGGGCGTCGCCGCAGGGCGTGTCCAGATGTAGCTGTAGTATGGTAGGGTGTCGCCgcagggcgtgtctgtagctgtagtctggcagggcATGTTCagctgtagtctggcagggcgtgtctgtaACTGTAGTCTAGCAGGGCGTGTCCagctgtagtctggcagggcgtgGCTGCAGGGCGTCGCCCCGCCTCCtcacctccctcttcctccctctctcaggCTAAGGTGCGGGAGCTGGAGGGGAAGTGCCGCAGGGCGtgtagtctggcagggcgtgtctgtagctgtagtctggccgGGCGTGGCCGCAGGGCGTTTAGTCTGGCAGGGagtgtctgtagctgtagtctggcagggcgtgtctgtagctgtagtctggccgGGCGTGGCCGCAGGGCGTCGCCCCGCCTCCtcacctccctcttcctccctctcccaGGCGAAGGTGCGGGAGCTGGAGGGGAAGTGCCGCAGGGCGTGTTGTctggcagggcgtgtctgtagctgtagtctggccgggcgtggccgcagggcgtgtagtctggcagggcgtgtctgtagctgtagtctggccgGGCGTGGCCGCAGGGCGTTTAGTCTGGCAGGGagtgtctgtagctgtagtctggccgGGCGTGGCCGCAGGGCGTTTAGTCTGGCAGGGagtgtctgtagctgtagtctggcagggcgtgtctgtagctgtagtctggccgGGCGTGGCCGCAGGGCGTCGCCCCGCCTCCtcacctccctcttcctccctctctcaggCTAAGGTGCGGGAGCTGGAGGGGAAGTGCCGCAGGGCGtgtagtctggcagggcgtgtctgtagctgtagtctggccgggcgtggccgcagggcgtttagtctggcagggcgtgtctgtagctgtagtctggccgGGCGTGGCCGCAGGGCGTTTAGTCTGGCAGGGagtgtctgtagctgtagtctggcagggcgtgtctgtagctgtagtctggccgGGCGTGGCCGCAGGGCGTCGCCCCGCCTCCtcacctccctcttcctccctctcccaGGCGAAGGTGCGGGAGCTGGAGGGGAAGTGCCGCAGGGCGtgtagtctggcagggcgtgtctgtagctgtagtctAGCAGGGCGTGGCCGCAGGGCGTCGCCCCGCCTCCtcacctccctcttcctccctctcccaGGCGAAGGTGCGGGAGCTGGAGGGGAAGTGCCGCAGGGCGtgtagtctggcagggcgtgtctgtagctGTTGTATGGCAGGCCGTCGCCGCAGGGCGTTtagtctggcagggcgtgtctgtagctgtagtctggccgggcgtggccgcagggcgtttagtctggcagggcgtgtctgtagctgtagtaTGGCAGGCCGTCGCCGCAGGGCGTTtagtctggcagggcgtgtctgtagctgtagtctggccgggcgtggccgcagggcgtgtagtctggcagggcgtgtctgtagctgtagtaTGGCAGGCCGTCGCCGCAGGGCGTTtagtctggcagggcgtgtctgtagctgtagtctggccgggcgtggccgcagggcgtgtagtctggcagggcgtgtctgtagctgtagtaTGGCAGGCCGTCGCCGCAGGGCGTGTCTGTagtagctgtagtctggcaggACGTGTCtagctgtagtctggcagggcATGTTCATCTGTAGTCTAGCAGGGCGTGTCTGTAACTGTAGTCTAGCAGGGCGTGGCCGCAGGGCGTCGCCCCGCCTCCtcacctccctcttcctccctctctcaggCGAAGGTGCGGGAGCTGGAGGGGAAGTGCCGCAGTCAGAGCGAGCAGTTCTCCCTGCTCTCCCAGGAGCTGGACCGCTTCCGGCTGCACGCCGCCAAGATCGACCTGGCCAGCTCCGGCCTGCTCTCCGGCCCCGCCCTCGCGCACCTGACCAATGGGCTGGGCCTGTCCGTGGAGACAGGTAACGTTCTTTTCTGGTAGTTCTTGTTTGAATATTATGTTAATGCtgtttatgctttttttgtggTTGGCTGATGAAGAGATGAAGGGTTCATGTGCAAGATACCGACCAGGTCTCGCGTAATTCCAGAGGCTGTTTTGTgcctgtgctctctctctctctctctctctctctctgtccccgtAGGCCCTATTGACCCGGGGGCGGTGCTCTCACTGGGGGACATCGCGTTTTGGACTCTGGAGGGCACTGACGTCCCCCCCGGTGCCGCTTCTGAACAGGGTACCGGCTCTGAGACAGTGTTTTTGTGGCCGTCGTCTGGCTCACCATCCACCTCgtgccccgcccccttcacTCTAGGGGCTCGCGTGCATGATGCAGATGCATGTGCTGGACCACACGTGTGACCAGAACCATCCACATTCGTCCGGGGCCCGGCGCATTGCACCACCTGCATGAGTGTGACCATTGCATTTTTATTCGCGTCTTCGTGTCGCCTGTGTGGGCACGCCGAGCCCGCCGTGAACGAGATGCTGTGTCTGTCGGGCCCTCGCTGGTTTTAGGGCCCTTATGACGTTCGGCCGGTTTATTTGAgggtcggagggttgagtagaaGTGCGAGTTGGGAGTTTGGCGTTACGTAAGTCCGCCAAGTCGCGAAGGCCGGCAGCAGCAGGCAGCGCAGTTACACGCTACCTGACATCGCGACCTCTGGCCCCGGACAGATGGGCCCTTTAATCGGCTGATCGCGGTACGTAAATCTCCGTCACGTTGTGCTGCAGCGGCGCGAGCGTCTCCCTCCGAGCGCAgagcccgttttttttttgtcgtttttaTTACTTTAACCCTTCGTGGTGGTGGATGCTTGGTGTGCATAAGGGATCTAAAGCCCCTTTTATATCAATCTGGTGTGGGTCGTATCTGAACGTGTGCGGCACAGGCTGAGATCAGAACATGATTGGATCAGGCGCAGGCGAAGGTCGCCCGAAGGTCATCCCTGTCACCGCCTGTGCACGCGCGAACAGTTATTGTGAAATACGGCACGACTAATCGACTGATCTGCAGTGGCTGGAACTCTCGATAATCTGCTGGAGAGTTGTTcaaccaaaatgcaaataaaaagggGTGGAGACAACGGctctcgcctgtgaaccagaagacccaggttcaaaccccacttactaccatcgtgtccctgagcaggacacttaaccctgagtgtctccagggggggggactgtccctgtaactactgactgtaagtcgctctggataagggcgtctggtaaatgccgtaaatgtaaatgtgctaaaCTGGAACCAAAAGGAACGTTACTGAGAACTGTGCAGACAGAATGGACGTGACCAGAAGACATATTAATACCTGGATTTCATTGGCTCCAGGGAATAGGGCCTGTTTGTCTGTGCGGACCTGCGTCGCCCTGATCGTGAACAAGTTGGGTGTTTGTCGGTTTGAAATGACCTCCTCTGCCAATTCTGTTGTAGATCTGGAGGCGGTGCTCACGACAAGCCCCACCCCCATCGCTCCTGGATTGGCCAGGCCACAGAGGTCGCCCGCGACTAAACACAGGGAGCTTCCCACCCTCGGCAACACCAAATCAACATCCACTTCCAGCACGCCCAAATCTGACTCCGCCCACCTCACTCCCAAATCCGGGTCCCACCCACACAGCCCACGTAAGGCCAGTCCTGTACATGAGGTATGTGGTCAGCACAAAACTGCTATGCAGTAAATCATTCTGTTAATTGTGCCAGTGTGACATTCACCTCCAGGAAGTAGTCGTATTTAATCGGATATTATCTAGCCCGTGTCCCTCGAAGCTGACGAGATTTCTGACGGCTGAATATCCATTCGTCCGTGAGATTGCATGTTTCATATAATCTGCGACTTCATGCTGGGCTACTTGCGGTGTCTGAAGGCCTCTGCAAATCTCATATTCAGCGAGATAATCCCGGCCTGCCGGAGATTAGGAAGGTTGTTGTAGTTGTCAGTGATGACCCCCCCACGGTCTCCTCTGCGTCCGTATTCATCCTGCGGACCACCATTCTATAGCCTGGCTGCTTAAATCGAgcactgaggaggaggaggatctgATGGCGGCTACAGGCTAAACCGGGGGTCGCGACCTTTAACACTTAAAGCACCAGAAGAGAAAGCACCGGGAACCGCAAAATATTTTCGGCATGTAAAACGAATATAACGCtccatatattatttttacttttatgccgTGTATAAAAAAACtaggcaagtgtgttttttataagtttttttttttttttgacatttcaaatgaaataaaaaggcaaaaTTAGAGTATATATGCAGCAAACTAAAATTGATTATTGATGGTGATGATTGCATGATTGGGTGGGGCTTTGTAAAATGCATGGCAGTTTGGCCGACAAAATCTTAATtttcaaatttacaaaaaaaacaacaacatgtaaaaatacaacatcacttacatttttttattttccaaagccacaagAAGCCGCAGTTTAAGAGTCACGATATTGGATCTCCTATAAGCAATTGTTTTACCTTTGTTATTGataatgaaacaaaccagagggtcaccacagccaccaccaccgttacaactacagcttcagggatcttcaaatggaccagtaacatcattatggacacgtaatctagaccatgacactgactacatcctggacttctccaaccctacaactgtaggacttattattatatcatccccaaccctgcactgacaccatttgaaggctcactctaccctggaagggtgtccctctttgtcactccttcccaacgtttcttcctttctttttttctctctcctagagttttttttgtgtggaggttttccttgtgtgcagaagggtcaagtgtggggggtgtcaactgtagggcctgtcaaagcccattgagacgtactgtatgtgattttgggctatataagaaataaatgttgttgttgatgttgttaatATCAAATCAGTGGATAGATGATTTCGACCAAATCACTCGGCATTTTCCAAAGATCTGAGCAGACAGCGttttttattgatattgatCAGGTGGACACGGCCAGCGAGGTTGAAGAGCTGGACATTGACGTGTCTCCCGCCCCGTACTCCGCCAGCAGAGGCGCCGCCAAACTGCAGGTGTTCATCGCCAGGTACAGGTACGAGGCCGCAGACCCCTCCGAAGTCCACGCCGTTCTTCAGGACATTTGTGGTGGTGACGTTGTTCGTGTCCCCCCCTCTGTGTAGCTATAATCCTTACGACGGGCCCAACGACAACCCCGAGGTCGAGCTTCCGCTTACCGCCGGTGAATATATCTACATGTACGGTGACATGGACGACGACGGCTTCTACGAAGGTGACATTATTAAACACGTCCTGATGGTACAGTGGCGGTGGAGTGTCTTACCTGCTATCTGTCGCCCCTGTAGGTGAGCTGATGGACGGTCGAAGAGGACTGGTCCCGTCCAACTTTGTTGAGCGCGTCTCCGACGACGATATCATGAACGCCCATCCCCCCGAGACCGGGGAGCTATCCCATAATTCCTTTCAGGACAGCAGtttccacagcagcagcttccAGCACAACTCCCATCAGCACCCTCCACACCCCCACCATGTACGCTTCGCCCCCAGCGTCTCCGAGCCGACGGACTCCTCCGCGCGTGCAGTCTCCACCCCTTCTCCAAGAccaggcccctcccccagccCCACCCACACGGCTCCAGTCACCAATGGCCTTGACCTGGACCTGGAGGAGGTCGGGGTGGACACAGTGCCTTACCCTCGCAAGCTGACCCTGATAAAGCAACTGGCCAAGAGCGCCATCATCGGCTGGGACGCCCCGGCGGTGCCAGCCGGCTGGGGGAGCGTCTGGAGCTACAACGTCTACGTGGACCAGGAGCTCCGCCTCAACGTGCCGTTCGGCTCCCAAACCAAAGCTGTCCTGGAGCGGCTGGACGTGGCGACCAACACGTACCGCGTCTCAGTCCAGAGCCTGACGGACCGCGGCGGCTCCGACCAGCTGCGCTGCACCATGCTGGTGGGCCAGGACGCGTGCGTTGCCCCCTCGGCCCTGCACGTCGACCGCGTCACCGCCACCTCGGCCACCCTCACCTGGTTGCCCAGCAACAGCAACTACGTGCACGTGGTGTCGCTGAACGAGGAGGAGTGCGAGCTGGTGAAGGCCGGCTGCTACTCTCTGTGCCTGGCCAACCTCGCGCCCAGCCTCCGCTACCAGGTCAAGGTGGAGGCGCGGCCGCACCGGACCCCCTGGGAGATGCCGCCAGAACAGCGAGAGCGCAAGGCCGCGGTCACCTGCTTCTCCACGCTGACTGCcggtgagggggcggagctttcAGTTCAGTTCCAGAAACGAAACGCGATGATCAGAAATGATGATTTGAAGCATTCAAAAGTAATtcaagtttaaagtgaagtgtcattgtgatacacagcagcacagcgcacggtgcacacagtgaaatttgtcctccgcatttaacccatcacccttggtgagcagtgggcagccatgacaggcgcccggggagcagtgtgtggggacggtgctttgctcagtggcaccttggcggatcgggattcgaacttgtGATTACAGGGggagcttccttaaccgcaaggccaccacccCCTCCCTCTCATGAATTGCCACGAGGagcttgacctttgacctctcatTTACAGGTCCCCCCGATGCCCCTCTTGACGTGCAGCTGGAGCAGGGTCCCTCCGCTGGCATCGCCCTAGTCAGCTGGCTGCCTGTCACCATTGATGCCACGGGCACCTCCAACGGTGTCAGTGTCACCGGTTACACCATCTACGCTGACAAAAAgaaggtgcgtgtgtgtttaccgAATCCACCCGTTTTCGGCTTTTTTGTGCGGTTTATTTTGAAtcggatttgtgtgtgtgtgtattttggacATGTAGGTGTTGGAGGTGGCATCACCCACTGCGGGCAGCGCCCTGCTTGGCCCCTCCCAGATCCAGTCCCTGCAGTCGGCGCAGGAGCTGACCGTCCACACCATGTCCGCCCACGGGGAGTCGCCCGACTCGGTGGCCGTCAACGTCCAAGCCAAACTCCCTGCCATCATGACTGGCACGAAGCCTTCATGCCCACCAGTGCCAGCCTTGTCAAGCGCTGCCTCAGAGCTCTTCctccaggccacgcccccctcgTCCTGCTCAGCTGCCAAAACGTCCACACCAGCCTATGCCTCGCTGCCAGATGTGCACGTGCCCAGTCCAGGCGGAGAGGGCGTGGACCTCAAGCCCAACGCCGTCACCATCAATGCCCCCCTGCCCGCCGCGTCCTACGCGGAGGCCTGGGCAACGCCCTCGTCTGCTGCCTCAATCGCCGAGGTTCTGGCTGCACCAACGCTAGCGCCATCTGTTTCCAGCAACCCACAGGTACCGTGTTAGAACCgacataaagaataaaaaaattaccgTGGTTCCCACCCTGGTGTCCGGGGGGCACTAGAGGGGTTGTGAGGCTACCAACATTATATTCCGAGGATTGGTTTCCCGCCAAATCACTCTACAGGAAGTCACCCATGGACACCCTGGGTTGGGGACACAGAAtgcaatagaatagaatagaatagaatacagCAGAAAAACTTTAAAGGACAAATTTAAGGTCGGTTTGGTTAACTTGTCTTTATGCTTTTTTACTCAGATGAGTGTGACGTTGTCAGCCCGCATATCGCCATCGCCAACGCAGGAACCGAGCAGAGACACGGACAGCCCTGGTGCCAAGCGTCCCGCCGTCTCCATCGCAGAGTTCCTGGAGGACCCCTGTGCCAAGACTCACGTCCATCAGCCCGTCCCTGTGCCCAAGCCTCGAACCCACGTCCCCGAGGTGGACCCCCTCGACGCCCCGGAAACGCACCCTCTGCGGCCACCCAACCCCTCGCCTCTGGAGTCAGAGGCGGAGGAGGACCTGGAAAACGCCAGGCTGGTGTCCATTGAGGAGTTTCTGAGGCCGGCGCTCCCCCACCTTTATCAGGTGCCGTCAAAGCCCCGCCCAAAGGATCAATAGGCCATTCAGAGATTAATTTTTGATTAATATTAGGTTAGGGCTTGACTTGTATATTGTTGTGGTGCTGCTCTTTAATGCTATTTAAAGAATGTCCCCAGCTACGGTGTGCCAGAAGGGTCAACGCGAATGCAAAAGCCACAACGGAAGTTACGGACACTGCGttcatatatcaaatattttatattctgtaAAATTTTTGATATATGAACACAGTGTCCATTATCCCTTTCCAAAAACACATCACAATGAATAACATTAATACATGTTTTCTAGTGCTTCACTTACTTAGAGTAATGAGCCTCATTTCCATAGctgatggtgaggatggtgaTGGCTGTTTTGTCACCGGAGTTGTGATGCGTTTCCAGGGCTACAGCGTGGGTCTCATGGAGCCGTCCAATGGCCCGCAGGCCGACAGCAGCCGAGG is a window from the Denticeps clupeoides unplaced genomic scaffold, fDenClu1.1, whole genome shotgun sequence genome containing:
- the LOC114784197 gene encoding RIMS-binding protein 2-like isoform X9; the protein is MYDLCTRPESDGPGEMDAAPDPREEQGAPVLGRRTHSLYEAGFAKNGADYSFLVRQNAELLRALEELEKTCATLRDENGLLRKSSCPETEEKVKRLRRKNTELALIAKRLEDRAHKLQEANMKVVNVPMPVKPGVVEQYKRAFARQRARDLAQHADSLLSKDKEIAALQQECRQLEARLGQSKDSPDSSAVADFERLLRESQKEVLRLQRQLSVSSTQEVKPAPDSAHDITDIAVASTLLTTDDTHKSPLETPSPPLDDAPPRCQEAPVKEKEPWQPVTPPPGPSPAQEEEPTEEQRVQFLESELSKKRKECEGLEHEVRKRQKRCQDLESQLEEECSRNERLEEETQLLRRKAQLLEQSQCDNDGLREEVCTLGVQYRSALDENQKLRAKLENLEQVLKHMREVAERRQKLELEHEQALAILKFKQEEIKRLQRAQLFAKREHEGVVQMLEELVQLVLHRELAKVRELEGKCRSQSEQFSLLSQELDRFRLHAAKIDLASSGLLSGPALAHLTNGLGLSVETGPIDPGAVLSLGDIAFWTLEGTDVPPGAASEQDLEAVLTTSPTPIAPGLARPQRSPATKHRELPTLGNTKSTSTSSTPKSDSAHLTPKSGSHPHSPRKASPVHEVDTASEVEELDIDVSPAPYSASRGAAKLQVFIARYSYNPYDGPNDNPEVELPLTAGEYIYMYGDMDDDGFYEGELMDGRRGLVPSNFVERVSDDDIMNAHPPETGELSHNSFQDSSFHSSSFQHNSHQHPPHPHHVRFAPSVSEPTDSSARAVSTPSPRPGPSPSPTHTAPVTNGLDLDLEEVGVDTVPYPRKLTLIKQLAKSAIIGWDAPAVPAGWGSVWSYNVYVDQELRLNVPFGSQTKAVLERLDVATNTYRVSVQSLTDRGGSDQLRCTMLVGQDACVAPSALHVDRVTATSATLTWLPSNSNYVHVVSLNEEECELVKAGCYSLCLANLAPSLRYQVKVEARPHRTPWEMPPEQRERKAAVTCFSTLTAGPPDAPLDVQLEQGPSAGIALVSWLPVTIDATGTSNGVSVTGYTIYADKKKVLEVASPTAGSALLGPSQIQSLQSAQELTVHTMSAHGESPDSVAVNVQAKLPAIMTGTKPSCPPVPALSSAASELFLQATPPSSCSAAKTSTPAYASLPDVHVPSPGGEGVDLKPNAVTINAPLPAASYAEAWATPSSAASIAEVLAAPTLAPSVSSNPQMSVTLSARISPSPTQEPSRDTDSPGAKRPAVSIAEFLEDPCAKTHVHQPVPVPKPRTHVPEVDPLDAPETHPLRPPNPSPLESEAEEDLENARLVSIEEFLRPALPHLYQGYSVGLMEPSNGPQADSSRGSDLSDILEEEEEDLYSESAGEVRGRGYSTAGATGRPDVWELDSDEEVLERILKLPAQTCNTKQLFSIPEVTEEEDNSAEEAEPRRRLASRGEVLARGILRQHLPSSLTPPKRSAHPARPRPQLRVHYADTVEEEEADSDSSLYAGPDSREVWSRRSRPPHHTHDRDRLRKEALRRSHMTSDLPAVTAALPTAGPSTDGGPYMLSRTIHRVKSPTGPGVEIDVEYGTDNDEDPARYEPGEVVVEQMSSEWWVEGSHDYHRPIPAPRRPKAEQLAITAADHHQWDPQLTETGAAWCPPDGISAKVSRPGGRRVKEIPDAARLVRENEMRIFVALFPYDPVTMSPNPDAAEEELPFQEGQIIKVYGDKDADGFYHGESSGRLGYVPCNMVSEIQVEDEETREQLLQQGFLSTDASMEKIGARSHARLPRRPVPPAKPRRSKKVESAGVWDDSSALDCSSTGSAAATDVQGPGPRRMVAIFDYDPRESSPNADIEAELTFSAGDVIYVFGDMDDDGFFYVSDQADPAPAALLEEDPRPCPDPEPRPANVPAPPTNLPPPADSSPPGKKKKGFFSKGRKLFKKLGSGRKES